In Glycine max cultivar Williams 82 chromosome 7, Glycine_max_v4.0, whole genome shotgun sequence, a single window of DNA contains:
- the LOC102665969 gene encoding putative auxin response factor 21 has product MDEDAPPQKRLKAPEVAIKVQMQGIAVVRAVNLTTLDGYDQLVDELEKMFDIKGQLQNKNKWVVLYADDDGDTILVGDEPWPEFCQVVRRILICSSQAVHY; this is encoded by the exons ATGGACGAGGACGCACCTCCTCAAAAAAGACTCAAAGCACCAGAAGTTGCAATTAAG GTTCAAATGCAGGGGATTGCAGTCGTTCGTGCTGTGAATTTGACCACATTGGATGGGTATGATCAACTTGTAGATGAATTGGAGAAGATGTTTGACATAAAGGGACAACTTCAAAACAAGAATAAGTGGGTAGTTCTCTACGCTGATGATGATGGAGATACGATTCTTGTTGGTGATGAGCCATGGCC TGAATTCTGTCAAGTGGTGAGAAGAATCTTAATTTGTTCTAGTCAGGCTGTGCACTATTGA
- the LOC100799604 gene encoding Thaumatin-like protein-like precursor, with product MARTSSILFYLVAFCSIIIIDGAQLILVNNCGESVWPGILGGAGQQTPKDGGMHLGSGEEVVLDVPEKWSGRIWGRQGCSFDNDGHGHCLTGDCNGMLHCRGQGGVPPATVVEMTLGSSSSPLHFYDVSLVDGFNLPVSMKPVGGGVGCGVASCEVDLNVCCPSALEVKRNGKVVGCKSACLAMQSAKYCCTGSYSDPKTCKPTLFAHLFKAICPKAYSYAYDDSSSLNRCRAPRYVITFCPPPV from the exons ATGGCAAGAACTTCCTCCATTCTCTTCTACCTGGTTGCCTTTTGCTCCATCATAATCATAG ATGGGGCTCAACTCATTCTAGTGAACAACTGTGGGGAAAGTGTATGGCCGGGGATACTTGGCGGTGCAGGGCAGCAAACACCAAAAGATGGTGGAATGCACCTTGGAAGTGGTGAAGAAGTGGTGCTTGATGTGCCAGAGAAGTGGTCAGGAAGAATCTGGGGCAGGCAGGGTTGTAGCTTTGACAATGATGGACATGGTCACTGTCTCACAGGTGATTGCAATGGGATGCTACACTGTAGAGGGCAAGGAGGGGTGCCACCAGCAACAGTGGTTGAAATGACACTTGGATCCTCCTCCTCCCCTTTGCACTTCTATGATGTGAGCCTGGTAGATGGCTTCAACTTGCCCGTTTCGATGAAGCCGGTCGGGGGAGGAGTCGGGTGCGGAGTGGCTTCCTGTGAGGTGGACTTGAATGTTTGCTGTCCATCAGCACTTGAGGTGAAGAGGAATGGCAAGGTTGTGGGGTGCAAGAGTGCTTGCTTGGCTATGCAATCAGCAAAATATTGCTGCACAGGGAGTTATTCTGACCCCAAAACTTGCAAGCCTACCCTTTTTGCTCATCTGTTTAAGGCTATATGTCCTAAGGCTTATAGTTATGCTTATGATGACTCTAGCAGCCTTAACAGATGCAGGGCTCCTAGATATGTTATCACTTTCTGCCCTCCCCCAGTGTGA